The proteins below come from a single Chitinophaga pinensis DSM 2588 genomic window:
- a CDS encoding DUF4442 domain-containing protein — MEHTPFPPAALAFMRFAGQPFRFSLYLFWKLPIAWLSGVRLKQLTETGCVTVIPFRWLSQNPFRSTYFACLGMAAEMSTGLPAMMYVRGATPKRVSMLVTGMQASFMKKATAKTWFTFEEGAILRDAIARTAASGEPETVTVNSIGRSHDGTVIASFAITWSFKGKA; from the coding sequence ATGGAGCACACCCCTTTTCCACCAGCTGCCCTGGCGTTTATGCGTTTTGCCGGACAGCCCTTCAGGTTTTCCCTGTATCTGTTCTGGAAACTGCCTATCGCCTGGCTATCAGGCGTCCGCCTGAAACAGCTGACGGAAACGGGGTGTGTGACAGTTATACCCTTCAGGTGGTTATCTCAGAACCCCTTTCGCTCCACCTATTTTGCCTGCCTGGGCATGGCCGCCGAAATGAGCACCGGCTTACCGGCCATGATGTATGTCAGAGGCGCAACCCCCAAACGTGTATCGATGCTGGTGACTGGTATGCAGGCCAGCTTTATGAAAAAAGCGACTGCTAAGACCTGGTTTACCTTTGAGGAAGGAGCTATTCTCAGAGATGCAATCGCACGTACGGCCGCCAGCGGCGAACCGGAAACAGTTACGGTTAACAGCATCGGCAGAAGCCACGATGGCACAGTAATTGCCTCGTTTGCTATTACCTGGTCCTTTAAGGGCAAGGCTTGA
- a CDS encoding MBL fold metallo-hydrolase: protein MKIAFHGAARTVTGSKHLISLTNGKRILLDCGMFQGMGRETDAMNEEFGFDAASVTHVILSHAHIDHSGLIPLLVKRGFKGTIYCTPATKDLTEILLLDSAKIQEDDTKFTNKKLRKEGKPEITPLYTIDDAKKSINALKKVNYNTWFQVDDNVEVYFTDAGHIIGSAAVHLRITENGKTTQITFSGDIGRYNDAILRSPDVFPQADYILMESTYGSTLHAEAAPSDDLLIKYIHDTCKVKKGKLIIPAFSVGRTQELLYALNRAELDGKLPKVDIFVDSPLSREATDVVRHHPETFNKTVKKLLERDDDPFDFPGLHYISTVDESKALNFREAPCVIISASGMAEAGRVKHHIANNINDSRNTILIVGYCEPQSLGGRLMRGAKEVSIYGTRYEVRADVGVIRSMSAHGDYEDLSQWLSCQDPREVKKLFLVHGEYEVQTIFRNWLLKKGFQDIEIPERHSEVGLG, encoded by the coding sequence ATGAAAATTGCATTTCACGGCGCCGCACGTACGGTTACCGGATCAAAGCACCTCATTTCTCTCACAAATGGTAAAAGGATCTTACTGGACTGCGGTATGTTCCAGGGTATGGGAAGAGAGACGGATGCGATGAATGAAGAATTCGGATTTGACGCAGCCAGCGTGACTCATGTGATTCTTTCTCATGCGCATATAGATCACTCAGGACTGATCCCTTTGTTAGTGAAAAGAGGCTTTAAAGGGACTATTTACTGTACACCTGCTACCAAAGATCTGACGGAGATTCTGCTGCTAGACTCTGCAAAGATCCAGGAAGACGATACAAAGTTTACCAATAAGAAATTACGCAAGGAAGGTAAACCGGAGATAACACCTCTGTATACCATCGATGATGCAAAGAAAAGTATCAATGCGCTGAAAAAGGTGAACTACAATACATGGTTCCAGGTGGATGATAATGTGGAGGTATACTTTACAGACGCCGGTCATATTATCGGTAGTGCAGCGGTACACCTGCGTATAACAGAGAATGGCAAGACCACACAGATTACTTTCAGTGGAGATATCGGTCGTTATAATGATGCCATACTCCGTTCTCCGGATGTATTTCCACAGGCGGATTATATCCTGATGGAATCGACCTATGGCAGTACTCTGCACGCAGAAGCGGCTCCTTCAGACGATCTCCTGATAAAATATATACACGATACCTGTAAGGTGAAAAAGGGAAAGCTGATCATACCGGCTTTCAGTGTAGGCCGTACACAGGAACTATTATATGCCCTAAACAGGGCAGAACTGGATGGTAAATTGCCAAAGGTGGACATCTTTGTGGATAGTCCGCTGTCCAGGGAGGCAACCGATGTAGTAAGACACCATCCGGAAACCTTTAACAAGACGGTAAAGAAATTACTGGAAAGGGACGACGATCCGTTTGACTTCCCTGGTCTGCATTATATCAGTACGGTGGATGAATCCAAGGCGCTGAACTTCCGGGAAGCGCCCTGTGTAATCATCTCCGCATCAGGTATGGCGGAAGCGGGCAGGGTGAAACACCATATTGCCAATAATATCAATGATAGCAGAAATACGATCCTGATCGTTGGTTATTGTGAGCCGCAATCACTGGGTGGCCGTCTGATGCGGGGAGCGAAGGAGGTATCTATCTATGGTACCCGTTACGAGGTAAGAGCTGATGTGGGTGTGATCCGTTCCATGAGTGCGCACGGTGACTATGAAGATCTGAGTCAGTGGTTGTCCTGCCAGGATCCGAGAGAAGTGAAGAAGTTATTCCTGGTACATGGCGAATATGAGGTACAGACTATTTTCCGTAACTGGTTGCTGAAGAAAGGATTTCAGGATATTGAGATCCCGGAACGGCATTCGGAGGTGGGATTAGGATAA
- a CDS encoding M1 family aminopeptidase, with protein sequence MFKPLKHTLKSVLLAGLTGIFYYTPAAAQQAPSQQEDPALKIYRATATKVHDLTHTKLDVRFDYAKRYLFGKAWLTLKPHFYTTDSLTLDAKAMDIKQVAIVKAGKNVPLKFSYDSLQLHIALDKPYQRTESFVIYIDYVARPEEVKSEGSSAITDAKGLYFINPDSAVANKPVQIWTQGETESSSAWFPTIDRTYQKTTEEISITVDKKYATLSNGKLVNQKNNPDGTRTDNWKMDLPHSPYLFMMAVGDFAIIKDQWKGKEVNYYVEKAYAPYAKAIFGNTPEMMTFYSKLLGYDYPWVKYSQVVVRDYVSGAMENTTATIHGDFLQKTDRELLDNNNYNEAVVAHELFHHWFGDLVTAESWSNLTLNESFADYSEYLWMAYKYGKDAADDHAYKAMQSYEKFAQYSGDRDLVRFHYHDKEDMFDAISYQKGGRILHMLRNVVGDSAFFKSLNLYLKTNAFKSAEAQQLRLAFEEVSGQDLNWFFNQWYYGQGYPVLDIKSTFNEANKTVTVTVEQQQGGNKIFQLPVAIDIYAGGKKVRHQVTIYDKTSTFTLPCATKPDLVNFDGDKVLLAERKEHRDINSYIFQYAHAPEYLDRREAIEACLKEQSTTPAALKVVVAALKDKFYGLRAMAISGLKLSDPVVKEASFATLQELAKKDDNSTVRAAALGQLGSLKDPALAPVFEAAVKDRSYAAAGAALESLSVLNLDKAYTLAKQMEADSKGALSNAITTVYAQKGNESDVAFFAKTFNETSGQDKLEAAIQYLSILSIVDNTDQVLQGVEDIKKMALMFNNKMVNNYLVNMLQPIAKNKEEKAALATPDKKTALLKQSEFMKKVASELKN encoded by the coding sequence ATGTTCAAACCTTTGAAGCACACGCTTAAAAGTGTACTGTTAGCAGGTCTTACCGGTATATTTTATTATACGCCAGCCGCTGCTCAACAGGCCCCTTCACAACAAGAAGATCCCGCCCTCAAAATCTACCGCGCCACCGCTACAAAAGTGCATGACCTGACGCACACTAAACTGGATGTTCGTTTCGATTATGCCAAAAGGTACTTATTCGGTAAAGCATGGCTCACGCTGAAGCCTCACTTTTATACCACCGACTCTCTTACCCTCGACGCTAAAGCAATGGATATCAAACAGGTAGCCATCGTAAAAGCAGGCAAGAACGTGCCGCTGAAATTCAGCTATGACAGCTTACAGCTGCATATTGCGCTGGATAAACCTTACCAGAGAACAGAATCATTTGTTATCTATATAGATTACGTAGCCCGTCCGGAAGAAGTAAAATCTGAAGGCAGCTCCGCTATCACCGACGCCAAAGGTCTGTATTTTATCAACCCTGACAGTGCTGTCGCCAACAAACCGGTACAGATCTGGACACAGGGTGAAACAGAATCCAGTTCTGCCTGGTTCCCTACGATAGATCGTACTTACCAGAAGACCACGGAAGAAATCAGTATCACCGTTGATAAGAAATATGCCACCCTTTCCAATGGTAAACTGGTTAATCAGAAAAATAACCCTGACGGCACCCGTACCGATAACTGGAAAATGGACCTCCCTCACTCTCCTTACCTGTTCATGATGGCTGTGGGCGACTTCGCCATCATCAAAGACCAGTGGAAAGGTAAAGAGGTGAACTACTATGTGGAAAAGGCATATGCACCTTATGCGAAAGCCATCTTCGGTAACACCCCTGAAATGATGACCTTCTACTCCAAGCTCCTGGGTTATGACTACCCATGGGTAAAATACTCTCAGGTTGTCGTAAGAGACTACGTTTCCGGCGCGATGGAAAATACCACCGCTACCATACATGGCGACTTCCTCCAGAAAACTGACAGGGAACTCCTGGATAACAACAACTATAACGAAGCGGTAGTGGCACACGAACTGTTCCACCACTGGTTTGGTGACCTGGTGACTGCTGAGTCCTGGAGCAACCTGACCCTGAACGAATCTTTTGCCGACTACAGCGAATACCTGTGGATGGCTTATAAATATGGTAAAGACGCTGCGGATGATCATGCCTACAAAGCCATGCAGAGCTATGAGAAATTTGCCCAGTACTCCGGCGACAGAGACCTGGTGCGTTTCCACTACCATGATAAAGAAGACATGTTCGACGCGATCAGCTACCAGAAAGGTGGCCGTATCCTGCACATGTTACGTAATGTAGTAGGTGACAGCGCCTTCTTTAAATCGCTGAACCTCTACCTGAAAACAAACGCTTTCAAATCTGCTGAAGCGCAGCAGCTCCGCCTGGCTTTTGAAGAAGTAAGCGGTCAGGACCTGAACTGGTTCTTCAACCAGTGGTATTATGGCCAGGGTTATCCTGTGCTGGATATCAAGTCCACCTTTAATGAGGCTAATAAAACTGTTACCGTTACCGTAGAACAGCAACAGGGAGGCAATAAGATCTTCCAGTTACCGGTAGCGATCGATATCTATGCTGGTGGTAAGAAGGTACGTCACCAGGTTACTATCTATGATAAAACAAGCACTTTCACCCTGCCTTGCGCTACCAAACCGGATCTGGTGAACTTTGACGGTGATAAAGTACTGCTGGCAGAAAGAAAAGAGCACAGAGATATCAACAGTTATATCTTCCAGTATGCACATGCTCCTGAATATCTGGACCGTCGCGAAGCGATCGAAGCTTGTCTGAAAGAGCAGAGCACAACCCCTGCTGCCCTGAAAGTAGTGGTGGCTGCCCTGAAAGATAAATTCTACGGTCTGCGTGCAATGGCAATCAGTGGGCTGAAACTGTCAGATCCAGTGGTGAAAGAAGCTTCTTTTGCTACCTTACAGGAACTGGCGAAGAAAGACGATAATTCAACAGTGCGTGCAGCGGCCCTGGGTCAACTGGGTTCCCTGAAAGATCCTGCACTGGCGCCTGTATTTGAAGCTGCAGTAAAAGATCGTTCTTATGCTGCTGCCGGCGCTGCCCTGGAAAGCCTGAGTGTATTGAACCTGGACAAGGCTTATACCCTGGCAAAACAGATGGAAGCTGATTCCAAAGGTGCACTGAGCAACGCGATCACTACCGTATATGCACAGAAAGGTAATGAAAGCGATGTAGCCTTCTTTGCGAAGACATTCAACGAAACCAGCGGACAGGATAAACTGGAAGCTGCGATCCAATACCTCTCTATCCTCAGCATTGTGGATAATACAGATCAGGTATTGCAGGGTGTGGAAGACATCAAAAAGATGGCCCTTATGTTCAACAACAAGATGGTCAATAACTACCTGGTTAATATGCTGCAACCTATCGCCAAAAACAAAGAAGAAAAAGCTGCGCTTGCTACGCCTGATAAAAAGACCGCTTTGCTGAAACAAAGTGAGTTTATGAAGAAAGTAGCCTCCGAGTTAAAGAACTAA
- a CDS encoding biotin/lipoyl-containing protein → MIKAIVNGDLSFKVATDKYAVSCDEQPVNWSGISLPGGNHSVILNGKSYIAQVAKIDRDTKTVTIIIDQQEYEVAIEEPIDQLLAEMGMKDALSRKVNDLKAPMPGLVLKVLVEPGQSIKKGDPVLILEAMKMENVFKAATDAVVKEVKVKERTAVEKGEVLVILE, encoded by the coding sequence ATGATAAAAGCTATTGTGAATGGCGATCTGTCGTTTAAAGTCGCAACAGATAAGTATGCAGTTTCCTGTGATGAACAGCCGGTGAATTGGTCGGGGATATCATTACCAGGTGGTAATCATAGTGTTATATTGAATGGGAAGAGCTATATAGCGCAGGTAGCCAAGATAGACCGGGATACAAAAACGGTCACTATTATAATAGATCAGCAGGAATACGAGGTGGCCATAGAAGAACCAATCGATCAGTTGCTGGCGGAGATGGGGATGAAAGATGCGTTGAGCCGGAAAGTAAATGATCTGAAGGCGCCTATGCCGGGATTGGTACTGAAAGTACTGGTAGAACCAGGGCAATCGATAAAGAAAGGTGATCCGGTATTGATACTGGAGGCGATGAAAATGGAGAATGTCTTTAAGGCCGCGACAGATGCAGTAGTAAAAGAGGTAAAAGTAAAAGAGCGTACGGCGGTGGAGAAAGGAGAGGTACTGGTTATCTTGGAATAG
- the truA gene encoding tRNA pseudouridine(38-40) synthase TruA — MRYFIEVAYKGTSFGGFQIQDNVETVQSVIDHAISTLMRGAIVTTGSSRTDAGVHARQNFLHFDMEQPLHPQFLYKVNAILPPDVVMRNIYRVADDAHSRFAALSRSYEYTLYMEKDPFMRDRGYFFPYTLHPELLHEAASVLREYENFMTFSKRNTQVKTYNCNIMSSEWEVGEDRIVYRVTANRFLRGMVRGMVGTMLRVGRGKLTMDGFREAIESRNCVNADFAVPPQGLFLMKVAYPEGMLADKVQ, encoded by the coding sequence ATGAGATACTTTATAGAGGTAGCATACAAGGGTACCAGCTTTGGTGGTTTTCAGATTCAGGATAATGTGGAGACGGTGCAGTCGGTTATTGATCATGCTATCAGTACATTAATGAGAGGAGCTATAGTAACGACAGGTTCCAGTCGTACAGATGCGGGTGTACATGCAAGGCAGAACTTCCTGCATTTTGATATGGAGCAGCCATTGCATCCGCAGTTTCTCTATAAGGTGAATGCGATATTGCCACCGGATGTGGTGATGCGTAATATATACCGTGTAGCGGATGACGCGCATTCGAGGTTTGCGGCATTGAGTCGCTCTTATGAGTATACCTTATATATGGAGAAGGATCCGTTTATGAGGGACAGGGGTTATTTCTTCCCGTATACGTTGCATCCGGAGCTGTTGCATGAAGCGGCTAGTGTGTTGAGAGAGTACGAGAACTTCATGACGTTTTCCAAGCGGAATACACAGGTGAAGACATACAACTGTAATATCATGTCGTCGGAGTGGGAAGTGGGAGAGGACCGTATCGTATATAGAGTGACGGCGAATCGTTTTTTAAGAGGTATGGTGAGGGGAATGGTAGGTACGATGTTGAGAGTAGGGCGGGGGAAGCTGACGATGGATGGTTTCAGAGAGGCGATAGAAAGCCGTAATTGTGTGAATGCTGATTTCGCGGTACCGCCGCAGGGATTGTTTTTGATGAAGGTAGCTTATCCGGAGGGGATGTTAGCGGACAAGGTGCAATAA